One stretch of Streptomyces peucetius DNA includes these proteins:
- a CDS encoding ABC transporter ATP-binding protein has translation MTSTTSTTSRPLLSLRDVSMAFPAKRRGTAPVRAVDGIGFDLAAGETLGLVGESGCGKSTTGRMIVRLLEPTAGTISYNGLDISHLSQRELKPLRRELQMVFQDPHSSLNPRQTVARIISDPLMVQGSSAAEARQRAVELMDLVGLIPEHIDRYPHEFSGGQAQRIGIARALATGPRLVIADEPVSALDVSVQAQIVNLMERLQRELGLAYLFIAHDLSVVKRVCDRVAVMYLGRIVEIGDKERVYAAPAHPYTRALLSAVPLPDPAAERTRERITLLGDPPSPAAPPPGCTFHPRCPKARDLCRSEAPLLRIAAPGEAREVACHFPEAA, from the coding sequence ATGACGAGCACGACGAGCACGACGTCGCGACCGCTTCTGTCCCTTCGGGACGTGTCGATGGCCTTCCCGGCCAAGCGGCGCGGGACCGCGCCCGTGCGGGCCGTCGACGGCATCGGCTTCGACCTGGCCGCCGGGGAGACGCTCGGCCTGGTCGGAGAGTCCGGCTGCGGCAAGTCCACCACCGGCCGCATGATCGTGCGGCTCCTCGAACCGACCGCCGGCACCATCTCGTACAACGGCCTGGACATCAGCCACCTCTCGCAGCGCGAACTCAAGCCCCTGCGACGCGAGCTGCAGATGGTCTTCCAGGACCCGCACTCCTCGCTCAACCCGCGGCAGACCGTGGCGAGGATTATCTCCGATCCGCTGATGGTGCAGGGCAGTTCGGCGGCTGAGGCGCGGCAGCGCGCCGTCGAGCTGATGGATCTGGTCGGTCTCATCCCGGAGCACATCGACCGCTATCCGCACGAGTTCTCCGGCGGCCAGGCCCAGCGCATCGGCATCGCCCGCGCGCTGGCCACCGGGCCCCGGCTTGTCATCGCCGACGAACCCGTCTCCGCGCTCGACGTGTCCGTCCAGGCTCAGATCGTCAACCTGATGGAGCGTCTCCAGCGGGAACTCGGCCTGGCCTACCTCTTCATCGCCCACGACCTGTCCGTGGTCAAGCGGGTCTGCGACCGCGTCGCCGTCATGTATCTGGGCCGCATCGTCGAGATCGGCGACAAGGAGCGGGTCTACGCGGCCCCCGCCCACCCCTACACGCGCGCCCTGCTCTCCGCCGTCCCCCTGCCCGACCCCGCCGCCGAACGGACCCGCGAGCGCATCACGCTCCTGGGCGACCCGCCGAGCCCGGCCGCGCCCCCGCCCGGCTGCACCTTCCACCCGCGCTGCCCCAAGGCCCGGGACCTGTGCCGCAGCGAGGCACCGCTCCTGCGAATCGCCGCACCGGGCGAGGCACGGGAGGTCGCCTGTCACTTCCCCGAGGCGGCCTGA
- a CDS encoding ABC transporter ATP-binding protein — protein sequence MTSRHSIPPQGRQPLLSVSDLTVRFATRNGPVRAVDALSFDVHRGRTLGIVGESGSGKSVTSMAVMGLHTTAEVTGSIRLDGQELTGLTERELGRLRGRRMAMIFQDPLSSLHPYYPVGEQIAEHHRVHFGSRRAVARRRAVEMLAEVGIPEPERRVDEYPHQFSGGMRQRVMIAMALACEPELLIADEPTTALDVTVQAQILELIARLQRERGLAVVLITHDLGVVARVAHEVLVMYGGRAVEEASVDALFATPAHPYTRGLLDSLPRLDDTDDAPLRAILGSPPSLLTPAPGCAFAPRCDRAAAASAGERLRCETEQPLLGGPAGHPAACHLPSYEGATP from the coding sequence ATGACCAGCCGCCACTCCATACCGCCCCAGGGGCGCCAGCCCCTTCTGTCCGTGAGCGACCTGACTGTCCGATTCGCCACCAGGAACGGGCCGGTCCGGGCGGTGGACGCGCTCAGCTTCGACGTCCACCGCGGTCGCACCCTCGGCATCGTCGGGGAGTCCGGCTCCGGCAAGTCAGTCACCTCCATGGCCGTCATGGGACTGCACACCACGGCCGAGGTCACCGGCTCCATCCGTCTCGACGGACAGGAGCTGACGGGCCTGACGGAACGCGAACTCGGCCGGCTGCGCGGCCGCCGGATGGCCATGATCTTCCAGGATCCGCTCTCCAGCCTCCACCCGTACTACCCGGTCGGCGAGCAGATCGCCGAGCACCACCGCGTCCACTTCGGCTCCCGGCGCGCCGTGGCCCGGCGGCGGGCCGTGGAGATGCTCGCCGAGGTCGGCATCCCCGAGCCGGAGCGCCGGGTGGACGAGTACCCGCACCAGTTCTCCGGCGGAATGCGGCAGCGCGTGATGATCGCGATGGCGCTGGCCTGTGAACCCGAGCTGCTCATCGCCGATGAACCGACCACCGCACTGGACGTCACCGTGCAGGCACAGATACTGGAGCTGATCGCCCGCCTCCAGCGAGAACGCGGCCTCGCCGTCGTCCTGATCACCCACGATCTGGGGGTGGTGGCCCGGGTGGCCCACGAAGTCCTGGTGATGTACGGAGGCCGTGCGGTCGAAGAGGCATCCGTGGACGCTCTGTTCGCTACCCCCGCCCATCCGTACACCCGGGGCCTGCTCGACTCCCTGCCCCGTCTCGACGACACCGACGACGCCCCGCTCCGGGCGATCCTCGGCAGCCCCCCGTCGCTGCTCACCCCCGCCCCCGGTTGCGCGTTCGCACCCCGCTGCGACCGGGCTGCAGCCGCTTCGGCGGGCGAGCGGCTGCGCTGCGAGACCGAACAACCCCTGCTCGGCGGACCGGCCGGCCATCCGGCCGCCTGCCACCTCCCCTCGTACGAAGGCGCGACCCCATGA
- a CDS encoding LysR family transcriptional regulator → MDLEVRHLRLVCAIAEAGSLTRAAASLRMTQPGLSAQLRRIEAMLGGVLFERRPAGALPTPFGELVLAKARSILPGIDELLADTARAAHDLTSPCRIRVGSVGAPLLGHLILAVRESLPGAELTSRCQYSPVTLLDELAAGRLEAAVLGDHPEQELTPRDGVVFAPLVTEPVFALLPAAHTLVGGTRADHPVSIAELAEHDWAVPRPDGDRTREYWTSVCALAGRRPSTPYEAEGRQLIELVRAGLAVSLCQATFLPPPGVVVRPLAGNPLWYRHILAWRRDGPLAPHGDTLLRAVATGYLKTCATVPVYARWREQHPHAARTRVPDAA, encoded by the coding sequence ATGGATCTGGAGGTACGGCACCTGCGTCTGGTGTGCGCGATCGCCGAGGCCGGCAGCCTCACCCGGGCCGCCGCCTCGCTGCGCATGACGCAGCCCGGGCTGAGCGCACAACTGCGCCGCATCGAGGCCATGCTCGGCGGTGTCCTGTTCGAACGGCGGCCGGCGGGGGCGCTACCCACACCTTTCGGCGAGCTGGTGCTGGCCAAGGCCCGCTCCATCCTGCCGGGCATTGACGAACTGCTCGCGGACACCGCCCGCGCGGCTCACGACCTGACGTCCCCCTGTCGCATCCGCGTGGGCTCCGTCGGCGCCCCCCTGCTCGGCCATCTCATCCTGGCCGTAAGGGAGTCGCTGCCCGGTGCCGAGCTGACGTCACGCTGCCAGTACTCCCCCGTCACCCTCCTCGACGAGCTGGCCGCAGGCCGTCTGGAGGCAGCGGTCCTCGGCGACCACCCGGAGCAGGAGCTCACGCCACGTGACGGGGTGGTCTTCGCCCCGCTGGTCACCGAACCGGTCTTCGCCCTGCTTCCGGCAGCCCACACACTGGTCGGGGGAACGAGGGCTGATCACCCCGTATCCATCGCCGAACTGGCCGAGCACGACTGGGCGGTGCCCCGGCCAGACGGTGACCGCACCCGCGAGTACTGGACCTCCGTCTGCGCGCTCGCCGGACGCCGCCCCTCGACCCCATACGAGGCCGAGGGGCGCCAACTGATCGAACTGGTCCGCGCCGGTCTGGCCGTCAGCCTCTGCCAGGCCACCTTCCTGCCACCGCCCGGCGTCGTCGTCCGTCCCCTGGCCGGCAACCCCCTCTGGTACCGCCACATTCTTGCCTGGCGCCGTGACGGCCCTCTCGCCCCACACGGCGACACCCTCCTGCGCGCCGTCGCCACCGGCTACCTGAAGACCTGCGCCACCGTCCCGGTCTACGCCCGATGGCGCGAGCAGCACCCGCACGCGGCGCGGACAAGAGTCCCCGACGCCGCCTGA
- a CDS encoding ABC transporter permease, translating to MTTQARTPAKAPVKKPAKTPVAPQAGSGPWQLARAELLRRPSVRVSLVIVTLFAVMAAAAPLLGSLGGWSPDEFDKTAVDPYLGGLPIGPFGGISADHWLGVEPVTGRDLFARVVHGAQVSLLIAFAATAIVVVAGTAAGIAAGYFGGRTDAVLSRIMDLTMSFPSLIFMIAMMSVARDVNRILLMTAVIGLFGWPGIARVVRGQTLSLKHREYVDAARVGGSGPWRILTRDILPGVAGPVIAYTTLIIPGMIATEAALSYLGVGVRPPTPSWGQMIAESVAFYDTDPMYFVIPSACLFLTVLAFTLLGDALRDVLDPRGSRS from the coding sequence ATGACCACTCAGGCAAGGACACCGGCGAAGGCACCGGTGAAGAAGCCGGCGAAGACACCGGTGGCTCCGCAGGCGGGCAGCGGCCCCTGGCAGCTGGCCCGCGCGGAGCTGCTCCGCCGCCCCTCCGTCAGGGTCTCCCTCGTCATCGTCACCCTCTTCGCCGTGATGGCGGCCGCCGCTCCCCTGCTCGGCAGCCTGGGCGGCTGGTCCCCCGACGAGTTCGACAAGACGGCCGTCGACCCCTACCTCGGCGGCCTGCCGATCGGGCCGTTCGGCGGAATCTCCGCCGACCACTGGCTGGGCGTCGAACCCGTCACCGGCCGCGACCTGTTCGCCCGGGTCGTGCACGGCGCCCAGGTCTCCCTCCTCATCGCCTTCGCCGCGACCGCCATCGTCGTGGTCGCGGGCACCGCCGCCGGGATCGCGGCCGGCTACTTCGGCGGCCGCACCGACGCCGTACTCAGCCGGATCATGGACCTGACCATGTCCTTCCCCTCCCTCATCTTCATGATCGCGATGATGTCCGTGGCCCGTGACGTCAACCGGATCCTTCTGATGACCGCGGTCATCGGCCTCTTCGGCTGGCCCGGCATCGCCCGTGTCGTGCGCGGACAGACGCTCTCACTCAAGCACCGGGAGTACGTCGACGCCGCCCGCGTCGGCGGCTCCGGACCCTGGCGGATCCTCACCCGCGACATCCTGCCCGGCGTCGCCGGGCCCGTCATCGCGTACACCACTCTGATCATCCCCGGCATGATCGCCACCGAGGCCGCGCTGAGCTACCTCGGCGTCGGGGTGCGACCGCCCACCCCCTCCTGGGGCCAGATGATCGCCGAGAGCGTCGCCTTCTACGACACGGACCCCATGTACTTCGTCATCCCAAGCGCCTGCCTCTTCCTGACTGTGCTGGCGTTCACGCTGCTCGGAGACGCGCTGCGGGACGTCCTCGACCCGAGGGGCAGCCGCTCGTGA
- a CDS encoding ABC transporter permease — translation MILYLGRRLLGVIGVLIAIGAVTFTIFYVLPSDPAAAACGKACSAERLEAIRARMGLDQPLWRQFADFVTGIFTGRTMGSGTYALHCDFPCLGYSYENSQGVWDLLMDRLPVSASLAVGAAALWLLLGLTAGVTAALHKDTLVDRALMVGAVGAASVPVYFTSMMLIYGLIRVAGLLPYPQYVAFGSDPVGWAANLLLPWLALAILYAAMYARQSRSSMIETMAEPFIRTARAKGLPRRTVVVKHGMRAGMTPILTIFGMDLGGLLAGAVITESIFGLPGIGRLFYGALSTGDQPVILGVTLLAATFIVVANLAVDLLYAVVDPRVRLR, via the coding sequence GTGATCCTCTACCTGGGCCGACGACTGCTCGGCGTGATCGGCGTGCTGATCGCCATCGGCGCCGTCACCTTCACCATCTTCTACGTCCTGCCCTCCGACCCGGCGGCGGCTGCCTGCGGCAAGGCGTGCAGCGCCGAACGGCTGGAGGCGATCCGCGCCCGCATGGGCCTGGATCAGCCGCTGTGGCGGCAGTTCGCGGACTTCGTCACCGGCATCTTCACCGGGCGCACCATGGGCAGCGGCACGTACGCCCTGCACTGCGACTTCCCTTGTCTGGGCTACTCCTACGAGAACAGCCAGGGCGTGTGGGACCTGCTCATGGACCGGCTGCCGGTCTCCGCCTCACTCGCCGTCGGCGCCGCGGCGCTCTGGCTGCTCCTCGGGCTGACCGCGGGAGTGACCGCCGCCCTGCACAAGGACACCCTCGTCGACCGCGCCCTGATGGTCGGCGCCGTCGGCGCCGCCTCGGTGCCGGTCTACTTCACCTCGATGATGCTGATCTACGGCCTCATCCGGGTGGCGGGCCTGCTGCCGTATCCCCAGTACGTGGCGTTCGGCTCCGACCCCGTCGGCTGGGCAGCGAACCTGCTGCTGCCGTGGCTGGCGCTCGCCATCCTGTACGCGGCCATGTACGCGCGCCAGAGCCGGAGCTCGATGATCGAGACGATGGCGGAACCCTTCATCCGCACGGCCCGCGCCAAGGGACTCCCACGGCGCACGGTCGTCGTGAAGCACGGGATGCGGGCGGGCATGACCCCGATCCTGACCATCTTCGGCATGGACCTGGGCGGACTGCTCGCGGGCGCCGTCATCACCGAGTCCATCTTCGGTCTGCCGGGCATCGGACGGCTCTTCTACGGCGCCCTGTCCACCGGCGACCAGCCGGTCATCCTCGGCGTCACCCTGCTCGCCGCCACCTTCATCGTCGTCGCCAACCTGGCCGTCGATCTCCTGTACGCCGTTGTCGACCCGAGGGTGAGGCTTCGATGA